The following proteins are encoded in a genomic region of Mycolicibacterium rutilum:
- the nth gene encoding endonuclease III — translation MTAGETSAKKPAVPKRAKSRDGETRIGLVRRARRMNRTLAQAFPHVYCELDFTNPLELTVATILSAQSTDKRVNLTTPALFKKYRTALDYAQADRTELEELIRPTGFYRNKANSLIRLGQELVERFDGEVPSTMDELVTLPGVGRKTANVILGNAFDIPGITVDTHFGRLVRRWRWTAEEDPVKVEFAVGELIERSEWTDLSHRVIFHGRRVCHARKPACGVCVLAADCPSFGTGPTDPMQAAPLVRGPETEHLLALAGL, via the coding sequence GTGACCGCGGGTGAGACATCGGCAAAAAAGCCGGCAGTGCCGAAACGCGCCAAGAGCCGGGACGGTGAGACCCGCATCGGGTTGGTCCGCCGCGCGCGCCGGATGAATCGCACGCTGGCGCAGGCGTTTCCGCACGTGTACTGCGAGCTGGACTTCACCAACCCGCTCGAGCTGACGGTGGCGACCATCCTGTCGGCGCAGAGCACCGACAAGCGGGTCAACCTCACCACCCCGGCGCTGTTCAAGAAGTACCGCACCGCGCTGGACTATGCGCAGGCCGACCGCACCGAGCTCGAGGAGCTCATTAGGCCCACCGGTTTCTACCGCAACAAGGCCAATTCGTTGATCCGGCTGGGCCAGGAGCTCGTCGAGCGGTTCGACGGCGAGGTGCCGTCGACGATGGACGAGCTGGTGACGCTGCCCGGCGTCGGCCGCAAGACCGCCAACGTCATCCTCGGCAACGCGTTCGACATCCCGGGCATCACCGTCGACACCCACTTCGGGCGGCTGGTGCGGCGCTGGCGCTGGACCGCCGAGGAAGATCCGGTCAAGGTCGAGTTCGCGGTCGGCGAGCTGATCGAGCGCAGCGAGTGGACCGACCTGAGCCACCGGGTGATCTTCCACGGCCGTCGCGTCTGCCACGCCCGCAAGCCGGCCTGCGGGGTGTGCGTGCTGGCCGCCGACTGCCCGTCGTTCGGCACCGGCCCCACCGACCCGATGCAGGCCGCCCCGCTGGTGAGGGGTCCGGAGACCGAGCACCTGCTGGCGCTGGCCGGCCTCTGA
- a CDS encoding DUF4177 domain-containing protein, with product MSEATKWEYATVPLLTHATKQILDQWGEDGWELVSVLPGPTGEQHVAYLKRPK from the coding sequence ATGAGCGAAGCGACCAAATGGGAATACGCCACCGTCCCGCTGTTGACGCACGCGACCAAGCAGATCCTCGACCAGTGGGGCGAGGACGGCTGGGAGCTGGTGTCGGTGCTGCCGGGCCCGACCGGCGAGCAGCACGTCGCCTACCTCAAGCGACCGAAATGA
- a CDS encoding MBL fold metallo-hydrolase, giving the protein MLLCNNPGLMTLEGTNTWVLRGPGSDEMVIVDPGPDDDEHIARIAELGPIPLVLISHKHEDHTGAIDKIVERTGAVVRSVGSGFLRGLGGPLTDGEVIDAAGLRITVMATPGHTVDSLSFVLDDAVLTADTVLGRGTTVIDQEDGSLAAYLDSLQRLRGLGHRAVLPGHGPDLEDLEAVSDMYLQHREERLEQVRAALQELGDDATTRQVVEHVYTDVDEKLWDVAEWSVQAQLDYLRN; this is encoded by the coding sequence GTGTTGTTGTGCAACAACCCCGGGCTGATGACGCTCGAGGGCACCAACACCTGGGTGCTGCGCGGCCCCGGCAGCGACGAGATGGTCATCGTCGATCCGGGACCCGACGACGACGAGCACATCGCCCGCATCGCCGAGCTCGGCCCGATCCCGCTGGTGCTGATCAGCCACAAACACGAGGACCACACCGGCGCGATCGACAAGATCGTCGAGCGCACCGGCGCGGTGGTCCGCTCCGTCGGCAGCGGATTCCTGCGCGGTCTCGGCGGACCGCTCACCGACGGTGAGGTCATCGACGCGGCGGGGCTGCGGATCACGGTGATGGCGACGCCGGGGCACACCGTCGATTCGTTGTCGTTCGTGCTCGACGATGCGGTGCTGACCGCCGACACCGTGCTCGGTCGCGGCACGACTGTCATCGACCAGGAGGACGGCAGCCTGGCCGCGTACCTGGACTCGCTGCAGCGGCTACGCGGATTGGGGCACCGCGCGGTGCTGCCCGGACACGGCCCCGACCTCGAGGACCTCGAGGCGGTCAGCGACATGTATCTGCAGCACCGCGAGGAACGGCTCGAACAGGTACGTGCCGCGCTGCAGGAACTCGGCGACGACGCGACCACCCGGCAGGTCGTCGAGCACGTCTACACCGACGTCGACGAGAAGCTGTGGGACGTCGCGGAATGGAGCGTCCAGGCGCAGCTGGACTACCTGCGCAACTAG
- a CDS encoding phage holin family protein, with amino-acid sequence MTDRRNGVPSTVTSIPLVDPHAPKADPSIGDLVKDATAQVSTLVRAEVELAKAEITRDVKKGLTGSVFFILALVVLFYSTFFFFFFLGELLDLWLVKWAAYLIVFGLMVAVTLVFAFLGYLKVRRIRGPQKTIASVKEIPEALTPGHDKDRQLTAADNKPASTADPSGW; translated from the coding sequence GTGACCGATCGCAGGAATGGCGTGCCGAGCACCGTGACATCGATACCGCTGGTCGACCCGCACGCGCCGAAGGCCGACCCGTCGATCGGCGACCTGGTCAAGGACGCGACGGCGCAGGTGTCCACGCTGGTGCGCGCCGAGGTGGAGCTGGCCAAGGCCGAGATCACCCGCGACGTCAAGAAGGGCCTCACCGGCAGCGTCTTTTTCATCCTGGCGTTGGTCGTGCTGTTCTACTCGACGTTCTTTTTCTTCTTCTTCCTCGGCGAGCTGCTCGACCTGTGGCTGGTGAAGTGGGCGGCCTACCTGATCGTGTTCGGTCTGATGGTCGCCGTAACGCTGGTGTTCGCGTTCCTCGGCTATCTCAAGGTGCGCCGGATCCGCGGCCCGCAGAAGACCATCGCGTCGGTCAAGGAGATTCCCGAGGCGTTGACCCCGGGCCACGACAAGGACCGGCAGCTCACCGCGGCCGACAACAAGCCCGCGTCGACGGCCGACCCGTCGGGCTGGTAG
- the marP gene encoding acid resistance serine protease MarP: MTSSQWVDLIVLGIAFVAGISGWRSGALGSMLSFLGVVLGAVAGVLLAPHLVANIDGPRTKLFVTLFLILALVVVGEIAGVVLGRAVRSAIRNRALRSVDSLIGVAIQIVAVLVAAWMLTYPLQSSDQPNLAAAVRGSKVLKEVDGVAPNWLRSVPTRLSALLDTSGLPDVLQPFGRTPIVAVDAPDAALAADPVVAATRPSVVKIRGVAPSCQKVLEGTGFVVAPNRVMSNAHVVAGSESATVEVDGQTYDAFVVSYDPQADISILDVPNLPSAPLEFAGTPATTGTDAVVMGYPGGGNFVATPARVREIIELSGPDIYRTTTVEREVYTIRGSVRQGNSGGPMIDREGRVLGVVFGAAVDDADTGFVLTANEVSQQLAKIGDTQRVATGACIT; this comes from the coding sequence ATGACTTCGTCTCAGTGGGTGGACCTCATCGTCCTCGGCATCGCCTTCGTCGCGGGCATCTCGGGCTGGCGCTCGGGCGCGCTGGGATCGATGCTGTCGTTCCTCGGCGTGGTGCTCGGCGCGGTCGCGGGCGTACTACTGGCGCCGCACCTCGTCGCCAACATCGACGGGCCGCGGACCAAGCTGTTCGTGACGCTGTTTCTGATCCTGGCGCTGGTGGTCGTCGGTGAGATCGCCGGCGTGGTGCTCGGCCGAGCCGTGCGCAGCGCCATCCGCAACCGCGCGCTGCGGTCGGTCGACTCGCTGATCGGGGTGGCGATCCAGATCGTCGCGGTGCTGGTTGCGGCGTGGATGCTGACCTATCCGCTGCAGTCGTCCGATCAACCCAACCTCGCCGCGGCGGTGCGGGGTTCCAAGGTGCTCAAGGAGGTCGACGGGGTCGCGCCGAACTGGCTGCGCTCCGTGCCGACCCGGCTGTCGGCGCTGCTGGACACCTCCGGTCTGCCCGACGTGCTGCAGCCGTTCGGGCGCACCCCGATCGTCGCCGTCGACGCGCCCGACGCCGCCCTGGCCGCCGACCCGGTCGTCGCCGCCACCCGACCGAGCGTGGTCAAGATCCGCGGGGTGGCGCCGAGTTGCCAGAAGGTGCTCGAGGGCACCGGTTTCGTGGTCGCGCCCAACCGCGTGATGTCCAACGCGCACGTGGTCGCCGGATCGGAGAGCGCCACCGTCGAGGTCGACGGCCAGACCTACGACGCGTTCGTGGTGTCCTACGACCCGCAGGCCGACATCTCGATCCTCGACGTGCCGAACCTGCCGTCGGCGCCGCTGGAGTTCGCCGGCACCCCGGCGACCACCGGCACCGACGCCGTCGTGATGGGCTATCCCGGCGGCGGCAACTTCGTGGCGACACCGGCCCGCGTCCGCGAGATCATCGAACTCAGCGGCCCCGACATCTACCGCACCACCACCGTCGAACGGGAGGTGTACACGATCAGAGGCAGTGTGCGCCAAGGCAATTCCGGCGGCCCGATGATCGACCGCGAAGGCCGGGTGCTGGGGGTGGTGTTCGGTGCGGCGGTCGACGACGCCGACACCGGGTTCGTGCTGACCGCCAACGAGGTGTCGCAGCAACTCGCCAAGATCGGCGACACCCAGCGGGTGGCGACCGGCGCCTGCATCACCTAG
- a CDS encoding alpha/beta fold hydrolase, whose protein sequence is MAPPAPSVVRIDGPWRHREVHANGIRFHVVEAETADAQPSTERPLVILLHGFGSFWWSWRHQLRGLTDARVVAVDLRGYGASDKPPRGYDGWTLAGDTAGLVRALGHKSATLVGHADGGLVCWATAVLHPRAVKAIAVVSSPHPVALRASALRRRDQGRALLPSMLRYQLPRWPERSLTRHNADELERLVRSRASAKWLATEDFSESIAYLRTAIQIPGAAHSALEYQRWAVRSQLRGEGRRFMRSMKRPINVPVLHLRGDADPYVLADPVYRTQHYAPHGRYVSVAEAGHFGHEEAPQAVNEQLTRFLRQVYG, encoded by the coding sequence ATGGCCCCACCGGCTCCGTCGGTCGTCCGCATCGACGGACCGTGGCGGCATCGGGAGGTGCACGCCAACGGAATTCGCTTCCACGTGGTCGAAGCGGAGACCGCCGACGCGCAGCCGTCGACCGAGCGGCCGCTGGTCATCCTGCTGCACGGGTTCGGGTCGTTCTGGTGGTCGTGGCGCCACCAGCTGCGCGGCCTGACCGACGCCCGGGTGGTGGCGGTCGACCTGCGCGGCTACGGGGCCAGCGACAAACCGCCCCGCGGTTACGACGGCTGGACGCTGGCCGGTGACACCGCCGGTCTGGTCCGCGCCCTGGGGCACAAGAGCGCGACGCTGGTCGGCCACGCCGACGGCGGGCTGGTGTGCTGGGCGACCGCGGTGCTGCATCCGCGCGCGGTGAAGGCCATCGCAGTGGTCAGCTCGCCGCATCCGGTGGCGCTGCGGGCGTCGGCGCTGCGTCGCCGCGACCAGGGCCGGGCGCTCCTGCCGTCGATGCTGCGCTATCAGCTGCCCCGGTGGCCGGAGAGGTCGTTGACCCGCCACAACGCCGACGAACTCGAACGCCTGGTGCGCAGCCGAGCGAGCGCCAAATGGCTTGCTACCGAGGATTTCTCAGAGTCGATCGCATATCTGCGCACGGCGATCCAGATTCCCGGCGCCGCGCACTCGGCGTTGGAGTACCAGCGCTGGGCGGTACGCAGCCAGCTGCGCGGGGAGGGTAGGCGGTTCATGCGGTCGATGAAGCGTCCGATCAACGTTCCGGTGTTGCACCTGCGCGGTGACGCCGACCCCTACGTGCTCGCCGACCCGGTGTACCGCACGCAGCACTACGCGCCGCACGGACGGTACGTATCTGTCGCGGAGGCTGGGCATTTCGGCCACGAGGAAGCCCCGCAGGCGGTCAACGAACAGCTGACCCGATTCCTTCGGCAGGTCTACGGCTAG
- a CDS encoding RidA family protein, which translates to MTVSARLAELGIELPEVVAPLAAYVPAVRTGNLVYTAGQLPIQAGELLQTGKVGAAVTPEQAHALARVCALNALAAVHSLVGIDAVTRVVKVVGFVASAPGFTGQPGVVNGASELLGEVFGDAGAHARSAVGVSELPRDAPVEVELIVEVG; encoded by the coding sequence ATGACAGTCTCGGCGCGGCTGGCCGAACTCGGCATCGAGCTGCCCGAGGTCGTCGCCCCGCTGGCGGCCTACGTGCCCGCGGTGCGGACCGGGAACCTCGTCTACACCGCGGGCCAGTTGCCGATCCAGGCCGGTGAGCTGCTGCAGACCGGCAAGGTCGGCGCGGCCGTCACACCCGAGCAGGCCCATGCGCTGGCCCGGGTGTGCGCACTCAACGCGTTGGCGGCGGTGCACTCGCTGGTCGGGATCGACGCGGTGACCCGGGTGGTCAAGGTGGTCGGATTCGTGGCATCGGCGCCGGGCTTCACCGGACAGCCCGGCGTCGTCAACGGCGCATCCGAGCTGCTCGGCGAGGTCTTCGGCGACGCAGGCGCGCACGCCCGGTCGGCGGTCGGGGTGTCGGAGCTGCCGCGGGACGCGCCGGTCGAGGTCGAGCTCATCGTGGAGGTCGGGTAG
- a CDS encoding ArsA-related P-loop ATPase codes for MASTTNDGRSVGWPSRLSKARLHFVTGKGGTGKSTIAAALALALAAGGRKVLLVEVEGRQGIAQLFDVPPLPYQEVKIATAEGGGQVNALAIDTEAAFLEYLDMFYNLGLAGRAMRRIGAVEFATTIAPGLRDVLLTGKIREIVTRAEKGKQPVYDAIVVDSPPTGRIARFLDVTKAVSDLAKGGPVHGQAESVVKVLHSDLTAIHLVTLLEALPIQETLEAIDELRELDLPIGSVIVNRNIPAYLPASALTKAAEGDIDADAVRAGLDEAGITLSDNDFAGLLTETIQHATRIRARAESAEQLDALDVSRLELPQIADGVDLGSLYELAEALERQGVR; via the coding sequence GTGGCTTCCACTACCAATGACGGTAGATCCGTCGGCTGGCCGTCCCGGCTGAGCAAAGCTCGCCTGCACTTCGTCACCGGCAAGGGCGGCACCGGCAAGTCGACGATCGCGGCGGCGCTGGCGCTGGCCCTGGCCGCCGGCGGCCGCAAGGTGCTGCTGGTGGAAGTCGAAGGGCGCCAAGGCATCGCGCAGCTGTTCGACGTGCCGCCGCTGCCCTACCAGGAGGTCAAGATCGCGACCGCCGAGGGCGGCGGTCAGGTCAACGCGCTGGCCATCGACACCGAGGCCGCGTTCCTCGAGTACCTCGACATGTTCTACAACCTCGGGCTGGCCGGCCGGGCGATGCGCCGCATCGGGGCCGTCGAGTTCGCGACGACGATCGCGCCGGGCCTGCGTGACGTGCTGCTGACCGGCAAGATCCGCGAGATCGTCACCCGCGCCGAGAAGGGCAAGCAGCCCGTGTACGACGCGATCGTCGTCGACTCGCCGCCGACCGGCCGGATCGCCCGGTTCCTCGACGTCACCAAGGCCGTCTCCGACCTGGCCAAGGGCGGCCCGGTGCACGGGCAGGCCGAGAGCGTGGTCAAGGTGCTGCACTCGGACCTGACCGCGATCCACCTCGTCACGCTGCTGGAGGCACTGCCGATCCAGGAGACGCTGGAGGCCATCGACGAGTTGCGCGAGCTCGACTTGCCGATCGGCAGCGTCATCGTCAACCGCAACATCCCCGCGTATCTGCCCGCCTCCGCGCTGACCAAGGCCGCCGAGGGCGACATCGACGCCGACGCCGTGCGCGCAGGCCTCGACGAGGCGGGAATCACGTTGTCCGACAATGACTTCGCCGGCTTGCTCACCGAGACCATCCAGCACGCCACTCGGATCCGGGCGCGCGCCGAGAGCGCGGAGCAACTCGACGCGCTGGATGTGTCGCGGCTGGAGCTGCCGCAGATCGCCGACGGGGTCGACCTCGGCAGCCTGTACGAACTCGCAGAAGCGCTGGAACGCCAGGGGGTCCGATAG
- a CDS encoding NUDIX hydrolase, translating to MSWVSEGSGLDPAAAPSWLKPLLDNASDVKQAYRRRVPPEVFAMVTAERDKLGASPSGREAAVLVLFSGPPDSATGGVPDDADLLVTVRASTLRHHAGQAAFPGGAVDPGDHSPVQTALREANEETGVDTARLHPLATLERLFIPPSGFHVVPVLAYSPDPGPVAVVDEAETAIVARVPLRAFVNPENRIMVYRSDATRRFAGPAFLLNEMLVWGFTGQVISAMLDVAGWAQPWNTDDVRELDDAMALVGRQDGYGVAQP from the coding sequence GTGAGTTGGGTCAGCGAGGGCAGCGGGCTGGATCCCGCCGCGGCGCCGTCCTGGCTCAAACCGCTGCTGGACAACGCCTCCGACGTCAAGCAGGCCTACCGGCGGCGGGTGCCGCCCGAGGTGTTCGCGATGGTCACCGCCGAACGCGACAAGCTCGGCGCGTCGCCGTCCGGTCGCGAGGCCGCGGTGCTGGTGCTGTTCTCCGGCCCGCCCGACTCGGCCACCGGCGGCGTCCCGGACGACGCCGACCTGCTGGTCACCGTCCGCGCCTCGACGCTTCGCCACCACGCCGGTCAGGCCGCTTTCCCGGGCGGCGCGGTCGATCCGGGCGATCACAGCCCGGTGCAGACCGCGCTGCGCGAGGCCAACGAGGAGACCGGCGTCGACACTGCCCGGCTGCACCCGCTGGCCACCCTCGAGCGGTTGTTCATCCCGCCGTCGGGATTTCACGTCGTTCCGGTGCTGGCCTACTCGCCGGATCCCGGCCCGGTGGCGGTCGTCGACGAAGCCGAGACCGCGATCGTCGCCCGCGTGCCGCTGCGCGCGTTCGTCAACCCGGAGAACCGGATCATGGTGTACCGCAGCGACGCCACCCGCCGGTTCGCGGGCCCGGCCTTCCTGCTCAACGAGATGCTGGTGTGGGGTTTCACCGGTCAGGTGATCTCGGCGATGCTCGACGTGGCCGGGTGGGCGCAGCCGTGGAACACCGACGACGTGCGTGAACTCGATGACGCAATGGCGCTCGTCGGCCGCCAAGACGGTTACGGTGTTGCACAACCATGA
- the acs gene encoding acetate--CoA ligase, with protein sequence MTDTSAQHTHGPSVYPPSAEFAEHANATEDLYEQADKDRLAFWAEQANRLAWETPFSEVLDWSEAPFAKWFVGGKLNVAYNCVDRHVEAGNGDRVAIRWEGEPGDSRDITYADLLAEVSKAANALTDLGLTAGDRAAIYMPMIPEAIVAMLACARLGVLHSVVFAGFSASALKARIEDAEAKLVITSDGQYRRGQAVSLKESVDEACEGQESVEHVLVVRRTGIDTPWTDGRDLWWHETVDGASPEHTPEAFDSEHPLFLLYTSGTTGKPKGIVHTSGGYLTQASYTHHYVFDIKPESDVYWCTADIGWVTGHTYIVYGPLSNGCTQVVYEGTPNSPNEHRHFEVIEKYGVTIYYTAPTLIRMFMKWGREIPDAHDLSSLRLLGSVGEPINPEAWRWYRDAFGGNRTPIVDTWWQTETGAIMISPLPGVTECKPGSAMQPLPGISAMIVDEEGNELVPGADEAEHVTGYLVLDKPWPAMLRGIWGDPERFKDTYWSRYAKQGWYFAGDGARVDSDGSIWLLGRIDDVMNVSGHRISTTEVESALVGHSGVAEAAVVGAADETTGQGICAFVILESHAKDSGDDMVAELREQVAKEIGKIARPREIHVVPELPKTRSGKIMRRLLRDVAEGRELGDTSTLVDPSVFEAIRAGK encoded by the coding sequence ATGACAGACACATCGGCGCAGCACACCCACGGTCCGTCCGTCTATCCGCCGTCCGCGGAGTTCGCCGAACACGCGAACGCCACCGAGGACCTCTACGAGCAGGCTGACAAGGACCGGTTGGCGTTCTGGGCCGAACAGGCCAACCGCCTGGCGTGGGAGACCCCGTTCAGCGAGGTGCTCGACTGGTCGGAGGCGCCGTTCGCCAAGTGGTTCGTCGGCGGCAAACTCAACGTCGCCTACAACTGCGTCGACCGCCACGTCGAGGCGGGCAACGGCGACCGGGTGGCGATCCGCTGGGAGGGCGAGCCCGGCGACAGCCGCGACATCACCTACGCCGACCTGCTCGCCGAGGTGTCCAAGGCCGCCAACGCGCTGACCGACCTCGGACTCACCGCCGGCGACCGGGCGGCGATCTACATGCCGATGATCCCCGAGGCGATCGTGGCGATGCTGGCGTGCGCGCGGCTGGGCGTGCTGCACTCGGTGGTCTTCGCCGGCTTCTCCGCCTCCGCGCTCAAGGCGCGCATCGAGGACGCCGAAGCCAAGCTGGTGATCACCAGCGACGGGCAGTACCGCCGCGGCCAGGCGGTCTCGCTCAAAGAGTCTGTCGACGAGGCGTGCGAGGGCCAGGAGTCCGTCGAGCACGTACTCGTGGTGCGCCGCACCGGAATCGACACCCCGTGGACCGACGGCCGCGACCTGTGGTGGCACGAGACCGTCGACGGCGCGTCACCCGAACACACGCCGGAGGCCTTCGACTCCGAGCACCCGCTGTTCCTGCTGTACACCTCAGGAACCACCGGCAAGCCCAAGGGCATCGTGCACACCTCGGGCGGGTACCTGACCCAGGCCTCGTACACCCATCACTACGTCTTCGACATCAAGCCCGAGAGCGACGTCTACTGGTGCACCGCCGATATCGGCTGGGTGACCGGGCACACCTACATCGTGTACGGGCCGCTGTCGAACGGCTGCACACAGGTGGTCTACGAGGGCACGCCGAACTCGCCGAACGAACACCGGCACTTCGAGGTCATCGAAAAATACGGTGTGACAATCTATTACACGGCGCCGACGCTGATCCGGATGTTCATGAAGTGGGGCCGCGAGATCCCCGACGCACACGACCTGTCGAGCCTGCGGCTGCTCGGCTCGGTCGGTGAGCCGATCAACCCCGAGGCGTGGCGCTGGTACCGGGATGCCTTCGGCGGCAACCGGACTCCGATCGTCGACACCTGGTGGCAGACCGAGACCGGCGCCATCATGATCTCGCCGCTGCCCGGGGTGACCGAATGCAAGCCCGGTTCGGCGATGCAGCCGCTGCCCGGCATCTCGGCGATGATCGTCGACGAGGAGGGCAACGAACTGGTGCCCGGCGCCGACGAGGCCGAACACGTCACCGGATACCTGGTGCTCGACAAGCCGTGGCCGGCGATGCTGCGCGGCATCTGGGGTGATCCGGAACGGTTCAAGGACACCTACTGGTCGCGCTACGCCAAGCAGGGCTGGTACTTCGCCGGCGACGGCGCCCGCGTCGACTCCGACGGCTCGATCTGGCTGCTGGGCCGCATCGACGACGTGATGAACGTGTCGGGACACCGGATCTCGACGACGGAGGTGGAGTCGGCCCTGGTCGGCCATTCCGGCGTCGCCGAGGCCGCGGTCGTCGGCGCCGCCGACGAGACCACCGGCCAGGGCATCTGCGCGTTCGTGATCCTCGAGTCGCACGCCAAGGACAGCGGCGACGACATGGTGGCCGAGCTGCGCGAGCAGGTCGCCAAGGAGATCGGAAAGATCGCCCGGCCCAGGGAAATTCACGTCGTGCCGGAGCTGCCGAAGACCCGCAGCGGCAAGATCATGCGGCGGCTGCTGCGTGACGTCGCCGAGGGCCGGGAGCTCGGCGACACGTCAACCCTGGTGGACCCCAGCGTGTTCGAGGCGATCCGCGCCGGCAAGTAG
- the crp gene encoding cAMP-activated global transcriptional regulator CRP — translation MDEILARAGIFQGVEPSAVSALTKQLQPVDFPRGHTVFAEGEPGDRLYIIISGKVKIGRRSPDGRENLLTIMGPSDMFGELSIFDPGPRTSSATTITEVRAVSMDRDALRAWIADRPEIAEQLLRVLARRLRRTNNNLADLIFTDVPGRVAKQLLQLAQRFGTQEGGALRVTHDLTQEEIAQLVGASRETVNKALADFAHRGWIRLEGKSVLISDSERLARRAR, via the coding sequence GTGGACGAGATCCTGGCCAGGGCCGGAATCTTCCAGGGGGTCGAACCCAGCGCCGTTTCCGCGCTGACGAAGCAATTGCAGCCCGTCGACTTCCCCCGGGGACACACCGTGTTCGCCGAGGGTGAGCCGGGCGACCGGCTCTACATCATCATTTCGGGCAAGGTGAAGATCGGCCGCCGGTCACCGGACGGCCGGGAGAACCTGCTGACGATCATGGGGCCGTCGGACATGTTCGGTGAGCTGTCGATCTTCGACCCGGGCCCGCGGACGTCGAGCGCCACCACGATCACCGAGGTGCGCGCCGTATCCATGGACCGCGATGCGCTGCGCGCCTGGATCGCCGACCGGCCCGAGATCGCCGAGCAGTTGCTGCGCGTGCTGGCCCGCCGGCTGCGTCGCACCAACAACAACCTCGCCGACCTGATCTTCACCGACGTGCCCGGCCGCGTGGCCAAGCAGCTGCTGCAGCTCGCCCAGCGCTTCGGCACCCAGGAGGGCGGGGCGCTGCGCGTGACGCACGACCTGACCCAGGAGGAAATCGCCCAGCTGGTCGGCGCCTCTCGGGAGACCGTCAACAAGGCGCTCGCCGACTTCGCGCACCGCGGCTGGATCCGCCTGGAGGGCAAGAGCGTTCTGATCTCGGACTCAGAGCGGCTGGCCCGCCGAGCGCGCTAG
- a CDS encoding TlpA family protein disulfide reductase translates to MRSSTRWTVVVLVVVVALGWALFDQLGADAPSGPSGSSQQDAARDRRDADTAEALAGPRARADLPPCPGPGTGAGPAALRGITLECASDGAPVDVAKALAGRTVVLNLWAYWCGPCAEELPAMAEYQRRAGPGVTVLTVHQDENETAALLRLAELGVKLPTLQDGRRRIAAALRVPNVMPATVVLRADGSVADILPRSFATADEIAAAVNPEIGAPG, encoded by the coding sequence ATGCGCAGCTCGACCCGCTGGACCGTGGTGGTGCTCGTCGTCGTGGTGGCGCTCGGCTGGGCGCTGTTTGACCAGCTCGGCGCCGACGCCCCGTCGGGACCGTCCGGGTCGAGCCAGCAGGACGCGGCGCGCGACCGCCGCGACGCCGACACCGCCGAGGCGCTGGCCGGGCCGCGGGCGCGGGCCGACCTGCCGCCGTGCCCGGGCCCCGGTACCGGCGCCGGCCCGGCGGCGCTGCGCGGCATCACGCTGGAGTGCGCGTCCGACGGCGCGCCGGTCGACGTGGCGAAGGCGCTGGCGGGTCGCACCGTGGTGCTCAACCTGTGGGCCTACTGGTGCGGACCGTGCGCCGAGGAGTTGCCCGCGATGGCCGAGTACCAGCGGCGTGCCGGACCCGGGGTGACGGTGCTGACCGTGCACCAGGACGAGAACGAGACGGCGGCGCTGCTGCGGCTGGCCGAACTCGGGGTCAAGCTGCCGACGCTGCAGGACGGCAGGCGCCGGATCGCCGCCGCGCTGCGGGTCCCCAACGTCATGCCTGCCACCGTCGTGCTGCGCGCGGACGGTAGCGTGGCCGATATCCTGCCGCGCTCGTTCGCCACCGCCGACGAGATCGCCGCCGCGGTGAACCCAGAGATAGGAGCCCCCGGGTGA
- a CDS encoding chymotrypsin family serine protease produces the protein MLATAIAALLLTAFGSGVAHAQGPITLGGGSGLVVNGETLCTLTAIGNDNRGELVGFTSAHCGGPGAQVAAEGAEAAGVVGTMVAGNDALDYAVIQFDPQKVRPTNNVNGFQIDSLGPDPTAGDIACKLGRTTGYSCGVTWGPGQDPGTIVNQVCGQPGDSGAPVTVNNRLVGMIHGAFSEALPTCVIKYIPLHTPAVTMSFNTQLADITAKNRPGTGFVPVGAAA, from the coding sequence CTGCTGGCTACCGCGATCGCCGCCCTCCTTCTCACCGCGTTCGGGAGCGGGGTCGCGCACGCCCAGGGGCCGATCACGCTCGGCGGCGGGTCCGGGCTCGTCGTCAACGGGGAGACGCTGTGCACGCTGACCGCGATCGGCAACGACAACCGCGGTGAGCTCGTCGGCTTCACCTCCGCGCACTGCGGCGGTCCCGGTGCCCAGGTGGCCGCCGAGGGTGCCGAAGCCGCGGGTGTGGTCGGCACGATGGTGGCGGGCAACGACGCGCTCGACTACGCGGTGATCCAGTTCGATCCCCAGAAGGTGCGCCCGACCAACAACGTCAACGGCTTCCAGATCGACAGTCTGGGACCCGATCCCACCGCCGGCGACATCGCGTGCAAACTCGGGCGCACCACCGGTTATTCGTGCGGTGTGACGTGGGGCCCTGGCCAGGACCCGGGCACGATCGTCAACCAGGTGTGCGGTCAGCCCGGCGACTCCGGCGCGCCGGTCACGGTCAACAACCGCCTCGTCGGCATGATCCACGGCGCGTTCTCCGAGGCGTTGCCGACGTGCGTCATCAAGTACATCCCGCTGCACACGCCCGCGGTGACCATGTCGTTCAACACCCAGCTCGCCGACATCACGGCCAAGAACCGACCGGGAACGGGTTTCGTCCCGGTCGGTGCGGCCGCCTGA